The Setaria viridis chromosome 2, Setaria_viridis_v4.0, whole genome shotgun sequence DNA window ACTCTGGAGTCCACGGTTCAGGCAGCAACAAGATCTTTGCTGGTATCTCAAATTTCTCAAGCCTAGCCGCTTTTCCAGCCTGCATAGTTTGAGCATATTACCTTACATGAGACTTTTTTTCTAAGATTGTTGAGGTCACCAGCAGTGGAGAAAATAGGTTCTAATGCACCGTTGCAGCAGTAACATAAACCTAACATGAGACCCAGCTTTAGGCTAACCATCAACTATAAAATTGGATGCATAACCACACCTTGCCTGCAACTAACATGTGGTTACAGTATGCTCCAACGCCAGAAAATAATACTCCCAAAGTatggttgctgctgctagtcCTAGTACTAAGGATAAAGTAACCAAAACCTACAGCACCCCTTCAAATGAAAAACTGAGCTTCCGTAAATCAAAAGGAAGTTTTTTTTCCAATCAAGTAGATTTTTTAGTAATACAAGATGCACTCAGTTATGTCTAACCTTTGATAAGGATTGCTGAACCTCCTTAATTGCTTGATCATTTTGGCAAAGCTCTTCAAAGTCTTTATAATTTATCCCTGAATTTTGAGCCCACTTCTCCAAGGCCTGGTGTGCCGGAACAACCAGGGCAACACAATAATTATGAAATGGATCGGCGTAAACCATGATGTTGTCCACATAATTGCTTGTCGATAGAGCTGATTCAACCTGCAGAGAGAGCCATACCGTTAAtctcatttcaaaaaaatattcacaggagacttttttttttaaccaaacCTTGCCAAGAGAGACATATTCTCCATGTTGAAGTTTCACTATATCCTTTTTCCTGTCAATAATCTCAATGCACCCATCAGGATGGAACTGACCAATATCACCAGTGTAGAACCAGCGCATGCCCCTCTCATCAACCTGTAGgtcacaaaaaaaaggaaatcagGAACGAACTCTACATTCGATGCCTGTAATGTCCTGGAATTCGGGTAGAGAATCTTACCTTGTATACTTCATTCGTTTTTGCTTCATTGTTGTAATAACCTTTCGTTATACTGTACCCACCAACCACAACCTCTCCTCTTGGCATTGGAGAATCAGAAATAGTATAACCACCTTCTTCCCATGAAACAAGCTACATTTGTTTGACCCAAAAAAAATTACAGATGGTTAGAGGCCTGAACATGCTGGTAAAAGAAAGGTCTCAGGAAAAATGGAAGTGTTCAGAGTACTCATTAGGGAATCAACACCAAATGAATATTGCGGGAAGTATTCATTGGGAAAAGTTTGCACATGCCAATTGAGAAAAGTTAAAAGTTATAAGCAGTGCGGCTCACTAGGTGGATCCAGAAACAGGTGCCAAGCAAGACACCACCGGGCAAGCTCTAATCTCATGTCAATTCTTTTTAATGCAGGTTTCGTTTATTATCATCTGACACAAGAATATCAACTATATTTGTTAACTAGTATGACAGTATCCAGTATCCAAAGCAAACCCATAAACGCAAACCTTGACATAGCAGCAAGGAAGTGGTGGACCAACACGGCCCACACTTGTGTCATCCCATTCAGAGAAAGCTGCTCCAGCACAAGTTTCAGTCAATCCATATCCTTGACCTACTGGGACACTGCAGCAACAATCAAGAAGCATGTAAGCACAAAAAAGGAATTACCTTATCTTACCAGCAAAGTTCATGGGAGTATATATGCCAATTTAATCTAGAAAGGTCCACTGGTTAATACTAGTATTCTTCAGCTTGCCAGTGTGAATTGACAAAGTAATTCAGAATTACTCACACAATTAAGAGTAAACTTAAATGAACTATTCCAACTGATAATGAAAGGAGGAACAAATATATGAGCATGTTATAAAAAAGTTGTCATTTGTGTACATTCAATGAGAATGTTGATCAAAAGCTTTTATAAACAAACTATATTGCAAATTCACATTCCAACAATCCCTGTTGGATACATGGAAATGAGTTTAAAGCTGCTACAAACCAAGCTCACTAAAAAACCAAAGTTAAGATTTGCATGTATGTCAACTAGTACAAGATGATGGTCTTAATGAGAATATATGCCCTATGAGTAATAATCACATTATTACATCCATCGAATCAACTGGCAGATAGAAAATTGTAATTCGAGACAAGCTGGGCAGAAGAAATTACCCTAGACATATATTCATAAACCTCTGTGTGTCACTTGATAAAGGTGCACCACCACAAAGAACAAATCTTACACGTCCTCCAAGCATTGCCCGTATCGGTTTAAAAATAAGGTTATCCCATATCATCCTCTCTGGTGCCCAAGATCCAAACCAACTCCCTTCAATTGCTGCTAGATTTCGATTATATGCAAAATCAAACAGTTTTTTTGTCACCCCACCCTTCTCACCAACCTGGAAACAGAAATAGAAATGTTAATTTTCACAGTGGAGTTGATGGCTTACACATGATCACAAGTGATTCATAACATTTCAAGGCTGCTAATTATATTTATACTACAAGTCATTTTGTGAATCTAATTCATAGAAGCATGGTGGTATGTACGGTTTGTGACATTGTAGAACTTGCCTCAAAACCCTACCACATGTTCCAGCCACAAAATGAGAAATGTCACGGAATATTCCTCAAGAGGAAAGTACTCAAAATCTAAACTTTGCTCAAGTTATGTATCATTTTCAAATGAGCATACTTTTGTATCACAGAGCAAGGGATGAATATACAAAGTAACATTTACACAAAGCCCCAAACAATAGGTGATAATTACAATATACATAAAATATTCTATAAGTCACAAGGCTAATCAACAAAGAATGGCTGGAAAtatgaaattcagaaaaacaaatCACCTTCTTAAACACTGCATCTCTGATGCGATCCAAAATTGCAGGAACTGAGATCATAAGTGTAGGTTTCAGTACAGAAACATCTCCTTTTGTCCCCTTCTTAATCTTGTTCGATGTATCAGTCATAGTCAGAGCTGTACCATATCCAATAGCAGTACCAGAAGCCAACATGACAGTCTGAACAGACAACATTGTGCATATCGTCAAAGATTTCGATAAGTCTTGCAAAATGCATGTATATGAATTATAAAATATATCACCTCTGCTGCTAGCTCAAAGACATGAGCTAATGGAAGGTAAGCCAGATACACATCGTCCATGCCAAGGTTTGGGACGATTGTCATGACTGCTGCAGTTGTGGCCACCATGTTTCCATGCGTGATCATAACACCCTACGTCAATTTGAACCACAACTAAATTATGAAAGAGAAGCACTGGATAATTCAATAATTTCTGCAATAAAACCCATAGGAAGAAACTAGCTAGTTGATGTGGCATCGCAAAACTCCAGAAAACTATTCTTTTAGATCTTACTTGTAGTCCACTTGCATCTGAGCTTGATAGCTACAGATATCTAATAACTAAAGCCAAAGTGAAAGCTTTGTCCAGTATAGTGTAAGTTTTGCAATGCTCAGCAATCACCATCTATTTGCtggacccaaaaaaaaaacgcaCTGAACATTCAAACGTGTCTGATTTTGTCCCACAGCACTCTTAAGGACCCAGGTCCTGCTACCATGGATTCTGTATCATGGACACTCATGTATAGCCACGCAAATATTAAGACCGAGATTATAACTCATTCTCTGTTTAGATGCGCAAGAGAGAACAAATTTCATGCTTCAGGCGGTCAAATTGATGTGGATAGTACAATGGAAAAGTAGCAGTTTGAACTGATTAACTACATATTAGATGGCAGCATCAAAGCTATGCATCCTTACTAATCTACCACAATAAGGGGAGTATATGAAAATGATATTCCTGCAAGGAAGAAAAGCCATATGAAATGAAAATGTTTCAAGAACAGAATTTTCTACATTTTCTCCTCTATGAACTAAACAGGTGGCCAGGCACAATTGGAAGATATCATTACTCTATGCTAGTTCAGATGTTGACCAAACAGGGCAATTCTCTTTGAATGGCTCATATTTTAGTTTGGATCTCATTCTTGATTCAGCACCAGGCGCCTTTTCTCTTCTTTATGTTCGTGCAAATTACATGATTATGAATGTGTAAGATGCAGTGTCTTTGATCAACAGTCTACCTTGGGAAGACCAGTGCTTCCACTGGTATACATGATAACCGCAGTATCAGAGCTTGAAGGTAACCTTGCATCAATGTGTGATGTTTTGCCCAGTTCCTCTACTTCAGTGAAAGACAATGTTGTCCAATGCTTCATTTGATTCAGTGTCTCGGCCTCGACAGGTTCATCCTCAATATAGATAACATGCCTAAGACTCTTCAATTTAGAGCTGATTGCAGGTAGCTTCTTAAGTTGCTTTGAATCACATATCAGAGTTGAAACCTGTGTCTGAAATTCAACAGAAGAGCATTCAAGATGTAGGACCAAACCAATAACTGCTTGTAAAATTCCTGGACTTCAACACTTCCAACACCAAATAATGTTaggaactactccctccgttacaaattgtaggtcgttctGGCTGTtctggcttttctaggttcatagatattattatgcatttagacatacactatatctagatgcataataatatctatgcacctaaaaaagtcaaaacaacctataatttggaacggagggagtagtaaacaCATCCATATAGTGCACCAAGAACTTATCAACAGCTAACAAAGATAATCTAGCAAATGAACCACTAAGTTAGGAACAAAGGTAGCTGTGGGATATGAGCATACAGGTTTTTCTAAAGCTGTCAAGTTAAATAAATAGCATAAATATAAATAATTGGATAGTTCTCAACCAGAGAAAGTGCAAGGAAAGATGACAAAAGATACTATATATTATACCTCATTTAGTGAATGCACCAATGCATCCTCACCAAGTGAAGCATAAATTGTTACAGCCGT harbors:
- the LOC117844886 gene encoding long chain acyl-CoA synthetase 8; amino-acid sequence: MGEVTENNSDMSILQRIATSDVPFLKDYGLNGVVGAVLLAIVIPFLLTSVFSRKTKKRAVQADVGGEPGLAMRNSRFSSLVQVPWEGATTMAALFEMASKKYSRRKCLGTRKLINREFVESADGKKFEKLHLGEYEWDTYAEAFNRACNFASGLIKMGHNLDSHAAIFSDTRAEWIIAAQGCFRQNLTAVTIYASLGEDALVHSLNETQVSTLICDSKQLKKLPAISSKLKSLRHVIYIEDEPVEAETLNQMKHWTTLSFTEVEELGKTSHIDARLPSSSDTAVIMYTSGSTGLPKGVMITHGNMVATTAAVMTIVPNLGMDDVYLAYLPLAHVFELAAETVMLASGTAIGYGTALTMTDTSNKIKKGTKGDVSVLKPTLMISVPAILDRIRDAVFKKVGEKGGVTKKLFDFAYNRNLAAIEGSWFGSWAPERMIWDNLIFKPIRAMLGGRVRFVLCGGAPLSSDTQRFMNICLGVPVGQGYGLTETCAGAAFSEWDDTSVGRVGPPLPCCYVKLVSWEEGGYTISDSPMPRGEVVVGGYSITKGYYNNEAKTNEVYKVDERGMRWFYTGDIGQFHPDGCIEIIDRKKDIVKLQHGEYVSLGKVESALSTSNYVDNIMVYADPFHNYCVALVVPAHQALEKWAQNSGINYKDFEELCQNDQAIKEVQQSLSKAGKAARLEKFEIPAKILLLPEPWTPESGLVTAALKLKREQIKTKFKDDLNKLYH